The Anas platyrhynchos isolate ZD024472 breed Pekin duck chromosome 32, IASCAAS_PekinDuck_T2T, whole genome shotgun sequence genomic sequence GTTTTTGATAGTTAATTTATGTAAATTGCTAGTATGTCCcactttaaaatcattttagtaaattaaatatttcaactGTAGGTGGTCTTGGCCTTGGCAGTTTTGAAGCGTGCCTTATTACGGAAGAGTTAGCTTATGGATGCACAGGGGTTCAAACTGCCATTGAAGCAAATTCCCTAGGGGTAAGTTCTGTCATTTCTTACCTCCTTTAAACTGAAGTCTGTGCGTTATAAAAAAGCAGATTAAtagtataaatattttctttcagcaaatGCCAGTAATCATTGCAGGAAATgagcagcaacagaaaaaatacttgGGAAGAATGACAGAAGAACCCATGATGTGTGTAAGTATAACTTATACACTGTAGAATGTTCCTAACCCACATTCATCGGTATTAGTCATTTTTTGGAAGAAAGCAGTGGTATCTACTTAAAATTTAGCCTATTTTTGCTTGTAAATACACTGTGTCATTTATTCAAAGTCAAGGAATAGTAAATTTGATGCAAACAGTGAGAAAATAGAAGTTATTACCTGGAAAACCATCCTAatcacttacaaaaaaaaaaaatttatttccctttcaggAGGTTGTTTAGCTGGGGTcatttagcttggagaagagaaggctcaggggagaccttattgtacTTTACAATtgccttaaaggaggttgtagtgaggtggggattgggcacttctcccaagcaccaagtgataagacagGGAAGATGActtcaagttgcaccaggggacgTTTAGGTTGGacttaggagaaatttctttactgaaaaggttgtGTGGCATaagaataggctgcccagggaagtagttgagtcaccatcccagaaggtcttcaagaaatgtgtagataCAGAATTTAGCATGGTTTAGCTGTGGActtcagtactaggttaaaggctGGACCAGATGtccttagaggtcttttcctacTTGAACAATTACAagcttctgtgattctaagaagAGGTGTGGGAGTTTAAAAGAGATATGACATGAGCAGTACTTgttacagagaaagaaagagtcaTGTGCAATGCATTACAACCTGAATAACTAAGCCCCATAAAATGAAGAACACAGTAGGTATAAAATGTTACACTGTACTCTTATTTGCAAATTTTAAAGATCCTCAGCTTTTACATCAGTTTGTGAAGTATGAGGAATTGATGACTTAAGAGTtacaaaatgtttctgtttatcATGTTTATCTGGTGTACAAAAGGTtcaacatgagtcagcagtccatgcttgcagcccaaaaGGCCAAATACATCCTGGGCTGCAACAAAAGAGGTGTGAGCAGCAGGTTGAgcgaggtgattgtccccctctgctctacCCTTGTCAGACTCCACCTCGAGTACTGCATACAGGTTTGAGGCccccaaaacaggaaaaatgtggacctgttagaaagagtccagaggagggccacaaagatgatcagagagctggaccacctctcctgtgaggagaggctgagagagctggggatgttcagcctggagaagagaaggctccctCATTGTGGCTTGTGTATTGAAATACTGAAAGGGTTCTTCTAAAAAGGCTGGAGAGAGACTCTTTGCTCACTCAGATAATACAGGATGAGGAGTgatgttttaaactaaaagaggggatatttaggttagaggttaggataaaattcttcactcaaagGGTGAAGaaaacctgatctagtgagtggcatccctgcctgtggcaggagGGTTGCAATTAGATggtccttaaggtcccttccagcccaaaccattctatgatcattaaaaattatttaaaatatgcatttattaGGAAAATTAACCCATATTTGCTTTGACAGTTGTTGCGTTTTGGTGGTGGTAGGGTATTTTGTATAATATTTTAGGGTTTACTATGTGGTTTTGGTGCACATAGTCTGCAATAATATGGTTCCTAAAGAAAGAACTTTTTTCctcaatattttatattttatttttttctaggctTACTGCGTAACAGAGCCTGGAGCAGGCTCCGATGTGGCTGGTATAAAAACAAAGGCTGAGAAGAAAGGAGATGAATATGTTATTAATGGACAGAAAATGTGGATCACAAATGGTGGGAAAGCAAACTGGTGTGTTAACAGTTGACTCATCCTACATTTCCTATTATTCTGTTctatactgtttttttttttccccaaagttagATATTAGTGTTTCTTTAAAGTTCTGTTGTAAATCCAAGTCTTCATTATGTTTCACCCCAATACAATTTTGCATCTGTGATTAGTGTATCAGCATAAGTATAAGACTCTCAGGGCTGTGCAAAgcttaaaaaggaaattaagtgaTGATATGGCAACTATACATTCAAGAATACCTCTTAAACCTTGATGCtaccaaacaaaataattttgctttttcttcaagGGAGGACAGCAGGAGTGTGATTTAATTTGCAAAATACTCAGGAAGCCCATATTACCAGCTACTTTACTTTGAAGGTGCAGTGATCAAGATCACATGCTATTGATTCTGTTCAAAACATCTCTCACTTTTAGTGAAGCTAGAAACACTCTTGGATTGTGgtgttacattttattttcataaggGAAGACATTTTCTAACAGTCAAAGAATCCAGATATTGCTGTGGTGGTGTGTCTGTGGAGCATGCTTGACAATATAGACCTCTTTTCATCATGTCTCACATAATACCATACTCATCCCCAACACATAAATTGTCTTAATTTAAGTGAAAAAGCTGTGTGCATTCATTCATAAAGCTGaattttctaattatttatttccttgttcAAGGCAGAACTATCAAAGAGAATGTACCAGCTACATGTATCTTTTGACATTACCGAACACCATGAATGTGATTTACAGCTGTTTAATTTCTAATTGAAATACTTATTTACAACTTAGAAGAATAACATTAAGATCTTAGAAATCAGGTGATAACATTTTCTGTGCAACACTGTATCTCCtaagaattcatttttaaatatgtgatgTGACAGGTTTTTACCTGTTCATGAAACTTTTTTACTGTTCATGAAACTGATAATACCATAAAGACTTAAAGTAAGTGGAAAAGGTGGAGAATCTTTGCATGTTTATATTAAGTAATTTTATTAAATCTTGAATGTTGCAGTAAGAGATGCAGTGACACTTCTCTCCGTTGCACACTGTCGGTTTATTTCTGTAAGGGGCAAGAAgaatggattgttaattttctGATAGATTTATTACATGCTAGAGACactaaatatatagatatacataCACATTGTTAATTGTGAGGATAAACTGAGTTTCCACCACTTTGTTTTACACTAGGTACTTCTTGCTTGCTCGTACCGATCCAGATCCAAAAGTTCCTGCAAGCAAAGCTTTCACTGGATTCATTGTGGAGGCAGATAGCCCTGGCATCCAAATTGGAAGAAAGGTAAAGAAAGTATCTCTTACTTGACAAACCAGGGGTTATTATTTGTTTCTAAATCAAATCACAACAAATtgcaattaaagaaaacatgttACACAACTGAACGTTTTCACATTgtcatcttttcattttcacaacATAAACTATTCATAAGACATAATTTTACTCAGTCAGATAAAGAATTATTCAGAGTGGATTAAAGGAAAATGACTTTGAATAGCtgcaaaaaaatcttttgagaaCCATTTTATTGATCAATGCCAGTAGATGAGAAATATGCCATAAAAAATAAGGTGGACGGTTTTAACCATAATTACACAGTGAGCTTTAATTTTAGCTACTGCTTAAGGAAGGTTCTCGAGGTTCTGGTGCAAAttaaataggggaaaaaaagggaaggaatcTGAAAACTTGAAaactccattttatttttttgtgcatgtgtttcTGTTAcggttatttttttctactgccTGCATACTagtttctttactttttcctttcccacctCAAATGATAACAGTTGAACTTGAGAAAGACCACGTGAGTGATTGCAGCTACAGAATCAATTTTATATAGGCGTAAGATAAACTGCCCAGCTTAGACAAATAAAGGGCATGCTGGTCTGTAAATGCAGAACTACTATTTGTCACGTATATGGTAATTCTTAGATGAAATTGAAGTGTGtgggaggagctggaggggagAAGCTTACCTTATGCTTTGAGTAAACTAAAGCAAGATGATGTGTTGTACCTTGGAAAAATCAAGTTAGTTGGCACCTCCGTAAATTTCTCTTTTCAGGAAATGAATATGGGTCAACGCTGCTCAGATACAAGAGGTATTGTCTTTGAAGATGTGAGAGTCCCGAAAGAAAACGTATTAatagctgagggagctggctttAAAATCGCAATGGGAGCTTTTGATAAGACCAGACCACCTGTAagtatcaaaaataatttatttataaaatgtaataggaatttttttgtttttattctgtgctGTATTTAATTCAGGTAGCAGCTGGTGCTGTTGGGTTAGCAAAAAGAGCACTCGATGAAGCTACTAAATACGCTTTGGAGAGAAAAACCTTTGGGAAAGTGATTGCTGAAGTAAgttaatgacatttttattcataCATATTCACTTATATAAGCTATGTTTTCACATCAGTACAGTAGATGTACTACTAGTGAATTTTCAGGTTTGTTCCTTGATTTTTAGGGTATGAGTTACTGTATCTCTGCCATTGCTTAGGTTCTCAAATACGTAGGTCAGTGACATCAAAATAAATCTAGCCATGCAGTTACTCCAGGAATTCTTCTAAACTCTCAAGACATACGTAAGTTCTTCAATACTAAAAAATAGTGATTTTCACGCAAGGTATAAGCTTCTCTGAGCTATATGAAACGATACACAGTATTAATAAAAACTTAGAATATGTTACCAACCACGCCATTTAccagttttaaagaaatttaaataaacagcTAGCTAAATAAGATGTCATAAATACTGAAACACAACTTCATAATTCAGTACTTAATCCCTGTGACTAAATGAATTTTAGAATGAAAACCTTAAAAGTCTAATTCAACACAGAATTATGACAGCTTGATCCATATTCTGTAGAACTCATCTTGTACAATTTACGTTGTTGAAGGTATTAGTGTATAAAAAAGATTATATTCTTTTTGGATGTCACAGAATCTTAAGCAGGCAATGTTAATCTAGTGTATTTCATCATTCATAGCACCAAGCAGTGTCATTCATGCTTGCTGAAATGGCAATGAAAGTGGAACTTGCTAGGATGGCTTACCAAAGAGCTGCATGGGAAGTTGATGCTGGCCGCAGAAATACCTACTATGCTTCCATTGCAAAGGCATTTGCTGGTGACATTGCAAACCAAGTAGCTACAGATGCGGTGCAGATTTTTGGAGGAAATGGATTTAATACTGAATATCCTGTAGAAAAACTAATGAGGGATGCTAAAATCTACCAGGTAAGTAAAAGAGAATGTGATTTCTACAATAATGCCTAAATTTTATATAGAAATACCTAATGGCTACTTATTTCAAATCTTGATATACACATATGACATAATTTTTTAGAATGACAGTAAGTAtccttcaatttaaaaaaagggaaactCAAATTGGGCAAATTCTTGCATACTATGCACTAGATCAATAGCTTAACCTACATGTAACAAATAAATTtaatggtgtgtttttttccgTATATGGTAACTCTGAAATTCTTAGGCTCTTCTTCATTTGGAATCTTCTTCATTTTGGAATCAAACACTGTAGAAAACACTACCCAAAGTACCAATACTTCCTCTGGTATTCTATAAGTAGGTGTAGTTTATGTATGATGCTGTTCTTGAAAACCTTCGGTGCTGGAAATTCTCTGATTTTCCATATGTATCATAGACTGGTGCCTGCCTATAGTTTAGCTTTTCCTTCAGCCTGATACCTAGTTCAAATAACAGTTATTGCAAATTATCTCCTTTTACTCCTCAGATCCAAAGACAGTATGCAGAACAACTGATTGGTACTGACAGTTTAGGAGCTTCTCACGTTTCTCTTATTTTAGTCTAGAAGAGAACACTACAGCGGCTTCTTCACCTCTTTCCTCATCAGTCATGCTGAATgacttttttagttttattttttccttttctgtttccagtcTCTTCATTGCTTCTGGCTGTACTCTAAACCTTATGTTTGAAACTTTGGTAGCATAACCCAGGCAGAATATTTCAGTTGATATATCACCAGCATTGAGTGTCATGGACTATATCGTGGTCTTGCATATGTTGTATTAACAGAATTATGACACAATCTGGAATGATTGGCCTGTTTttaacaacaaaccaaacctaTACTTACTCATGTTTAGCCTGTAGTCACCCATAATTCCCAGGTTTTTCTGCATTATTATTGCTGTGAAATTATTCCATGTTATGTCATAATTCTTGTCTTGGGATATATTATGCTGCAGTTCTTCATTCAgcaagaatgttttaattatgcTCAGCAGAACCAGTAATCTTTTCACCTCTTTCTGATAGTAATAGTGGCTAGGTAAAACTTATCAGAATAGGTATCAAGAAATGCATGTGAACCATAATCTGAAAGGTTAGTTAGTTATAACAGTTGTCGTTCTTAAGATCCTATTAGTTAGCATTTCTCTTATAGctgacattaaaatgaaaactatgATTCTCCCTAGCcaatattttggttttctctGTTTAAGGAAAGACAGCTACTACTTTGGAGTCTAAAGGTCCTTAGTACTAATTGCAGTCCTGCAAGCAAGATGAATGAGTAATACAATTTTACTTTGGGCATTTTTTCTGTCAGGTTCTATGTTTTTCTAGAGAAAGATGTGAGGGTTGGAAGCTTATTTAAAAGTTAAGATTAATTTTACAGAATTCTAGTTATTCAGATCTTCTATTATACTGATCCATCACAGGTGCATGTCAAGGTAGACTTTTCTAATTGTTCAGTCTAATAAGATTTAgtattaatttttgttgtttttctgcttcccttcttcccttaaAAGAATACAAGGAAGGATTTTGTCTTTAGAATAATTTTGCCCATGTCTCTTGATTATGCTTTACTATATT encodes the following:
- the ACADM gene encoding medium-chain specific acyl-CoA dehydrogenase, mitochondrial, with the protein product MSAFGATRRMLQTIAGLGWRSHSSKPAQNVHTGKLGAGFSFELTDEQKEFQATARKFALEEIIPVAAQYDKTGEYPLPLIKRAWELGLINSHIPESCGGLGLGSFEACLITEELAYGCTGVQTAIEANSLGQMPVIIAGNEQQQKKYLGRMTEEPMMCAYCVTEPGAGSDVAGIKTKAEKKGDEYVINGQKMWITNGGKANWYFLLARTDPDPKVPASKAFTGFIVEADSPGIQIGRKEMNMGQRCSDTRGIVFEDVRVPKENVLIAEGAGFKIAMGAFDKTRPPVAAGAVGLAKRALDEATKYALERKTFGKVIAEHQAVSFMLAEMAMKVELARMAYQRAAWEVDAGRRNTYYASIAKAFAGDIANQVATDAVQIFGGNGFNTEYPVEKLMRDAKIYQIYEGTAQIQRMIIAREHISKFKA